From Eleftheria terrae, the proteins below share one genomic window:
- a CDS encoding response regulator has translation MPTFDFADVFTAGARHILGAVRSKGQAFSFDYRGPLVRMEGDAVQMQCAIHRLLCGAAEVVSGGFVYLNATVAAQSAERVGIQMAIGGAGPLSCARDVSEVLQRLHLVDVTQGASSDWPRCAAGRCPNTGARVIFTCHPREGALFDISLTSRAEISVLNAPDAKGAVAWIVAADPIVRKSLSRQLQQLNWRTIEFASCEAAVDQLSTSTQGVRPPGWMLLAEAEEVSGAWVEALDGLLAPSTRRTLTAPPRSSWLSGGSLAGTFDVEMYPLNPAELWKWTAEMRGEAVSSFTLPAPLSRDQRPRLLVVDDNPVNRMLGAEMAEILGYSSSVAEDGLEAIDCCMREPPQVVLMDLDMPRLDGIEATHRIRRKQSRGDLPPFSVVALTARLAPHAAAECMRAGMDAYLSKPLSLVSLETALQRVAVPGSHSWSTAGEVGATGAPRTRPNRLSFS, from the coding sequence GTGCCGACGTTCGATTTTGCTGACGTGTTCACGGCCGGCGCCCGGCACATCCTGGGAGCAGTGCGCTCCAAAGGTCAGGCCTTCTCTTTCGACTACCGCGGCCCCCTGGTTCGCATGGAAGGCGACGCGGTTCAGATGCAGTGCGCCATCCACCGGCTCTTATGCGGAGCGGCGGAGGTCGTGTCCGGCGGTTTTGTTTACCTCAACGCCACAGTCGCCGCGCAATCGGCCGAAAGAGTAGGAATCCAGATGGCCATTGGCGGTGCGGGACCGCTCTCATGCGCCCGCGACGTCTCTGAAGTACTCCAACGACTGCATCTGGTGGACGTCACGCAGGGCGCCTCTTCCGACTGGCCCCGTTGCGCGGCGGGGCGCTGCCCCAACACTGGGGCGAGAGTCATCTTCACGTGCCATCCTCGTGAAGGGGCTCTCTTTGATATCAGTTTGACTTCCCGGGCTGAGATCTCGGTCCTGAACGCGCCCGACGCGAAAGGCGCTGTGGCATGGATCGTGGCAGCCGATCCGATCGTCCGAAAGTCGCTTTCGCGGCAGTTGCAGCAACTCAACTGGCGGACCATCGAATTTGCCTCTTGTGAAGCCGCAGTGGACCAGTTGTCGACATCGACCCAAGGCGTCCGGCCCCCCGGGTGGATGCTGTTGGCCGAGGCAGAGGAGGTGTCAGGCGCCTGGGTGGAGGCGCTGGACGGTCTCTTGGCTCCCTCAACCCGGCGGACGCTGACAGCACCACCCAGGTCGAGCTGGCTCAGCGGTGGCAGTCTGGCCGGCACGTTTGATGTCGAGATGTACCCCCTCAATCCCGCGGAGCTGTGGAAGTGGACGGCAGAGATGCGGGGTGAGGCCGTCTCCAGCTTCACCCTGCCAGCACCACTCTCGCGTGATCAACGCCCTCGGCTACTCGTCGTGGACGACAACCCGGTGAACCGGATGCTCGGTGCCGAGATGGCAGAAATTCTGGGTTACTCCTCGTCCGTCGCGGAGGACGGGCTGGAAGCGATTGACTGCTGCATGCGGGAGCCTCCTCAGGTGGTGCTGATGGACCTGGACATGCCACGGCTGGACGGTATCGAGGCCACGCATCGCATTCGGCGGAAGCAGAGCAGAGGGGACTTGCCACCGTTCTCCGTCGTGGCATTGACAGCCCGCTTGGCGCCGCACGCTGCTGCCGAATGTATGCGCGCCGGCATGGACGCCTATCTCTCCAAGCCGTTGAGCCTCGTCAGTTTGGAGACTGCCCTCCAACGAGTAGCCGTGCCAGGTTCTCATTCCTGGTCTACGGCCGGTGAGGTTGGGGCGACCGGGGCACCAAGGACCAGGCCAAATCGACTCAGTTTCAGCTGA
- a CDS encoding lysozyme yields the protein MIQVPPQAVELAKRFEGFHSVPKHDPMSRAHPYICPAGYHTIGFGRLCRPDHPPITEAEGEAYLMQDLAKALEATLRYCPVLAVEPQGRLAAIVDFTFNLGAGRLQTSTLRRRLNQGNWLAAAGELRRWVYGGGRVLPGLVARRAAEARLLQQGT from the coding sequence GTGATCCAGGTGCCGCCGCAGGCGGTGGAGCTGGCTAAGCGCTTCGAGGGATTCCACAGCGTTCCGAAGCACGACCCTATGAGCCGGGCCCACCCCTACATCTGCCCCGCTGGATACCACACGATCGGTTTCGGGCGTCTGTGCCGGCCTGACCATCCGCCGATCACCGAGGCGGAGGGCGAGGCCTATCTGATGCAGGACCTGGCGAAGGCTTTGGAGGCGACGCTGCGCTACTGTCCGGTGCTGGCCGTTGAGCCGCAGGGCCGGCTGGCGGCCATCGTTGACTTCACCTTCAACCTTGGCGCCGGACGGCTGCAGACGTCGACGCTGCGCCGCAGGTTGAACCAGGGAAACTGGCTAGCCGCCGCCGGCGAACTGCGTCGCTGGGTGTACGGTGGGGGACGGGTTCTGCCCGGCCTGGTTGCACGTAGAGCTGCCGAAGCGCGCTTGCTGCAACAGGGCACATGA
- a CDS encoding HNH endonuclease signature motif containing protein has translation MAGRKGRQPRPLAERFWEKVQRHGDDECWLWIGSIDTRGYGSIGADGGKPLMRAHRVAYQLEVGPIPKGLVVCHCCDNRACVNPRHLFVATQRENVLDMVRKGRRRWPAGECHPRARLTSEQVLAIRRDTRSSSQIRAEYKISKSTLSDLRHRKSWRHLP, from the coding sequence ATGGCCGGGCGTAAGGGGCGGCAGCCCCGACCTCTCGCCGAGCGTTTCTGGGAAAAGGTGCAGCGGCATGGAGACGACGAGTGCTGGCTCTGGATCGGCTCGATCGACACGCGAGGCTACGGCAGTATCGGAGCGGACGGTGGCAAGCCGCTTATGCGCGCACACCGAGTGGCGTATCAACTGGAGGTCGGCCCAATCCCAAAGGGGCTGGTCGTCTGCCATTGCTGCGACAACCGGGCCTGCGTCAATCCGCGTCACCTCTTCGTCGCAACCCAACGCGAGAACGTACTGGACATGGTGCGTAAAGGGCGCCGCCGTTGGCCCGCGGGTGAGTGTCACCCGCGTGCGCGTCTCACCTCCGAACAGGTCTTAGCGATCAGGCGGGACACTCGATCTTCCAGCCAGATTCGTGCTGAGTACAAGATCTCGAAGTCAACGCTGAGCGATCTTCGACATCGAAAATCGTGGAGGCATCTGCCGTGA
- a CDS encoding DUF2793 domain-containing protein, whose protein sequence is MAMTDPNLGLSYGWTQGEHNWNGGMDANLKRLGAVVSLAVKDRDLATPPAAPVEGERYLIPAAATGAWAGKAGQIAVRIGASWEYHVPRPGWLCFIEDESVLVVFKPTGWSSGLPI, encoded by the coding sequence ATGGCGATGACCGATCCGAACCTGGGCCTGAGCTATGGCTGGACCCAAGGGGAACACAACTGGAATGGCGGCATGGACGCCAATCTGAAGCGACTGGGCGCAGTCGTCAGCCTGGCGGTCAAGGACCGCGATCTCGCTACGCCCCCGGCCGCTCCCGTGGAAGGTGAGCGCTACCTGATCCCGGCAGCTGCCACCGGCGCCTGGGCAGGAAAAGCCGGACAGATCGCGGTGCGCATCGGTGCGAGCTGGGAGTACCACGTACCGAGGCCTGGGTGGCTGTGCTTCATCGAAGATGAAAGCGTCCTCGTCGTCTTCAAACCCACTGGCTGGAGTTCCGGCCTGCCGATCTGA
- a CDS encoding hybrid sensor histidine kinase/response regulator has translation MPAVQTDDGSLPLADVDVAWLPAFILAHLRDVVCVHEPDGRCCYVSPSVSAALGYMPKSLLGKLPMDHIHPDDRAGVAARIAALRESGELNGIVCYRYRHSDGHWVWLESLTTPVKDISGKVTGMVSVSRDVSERFAAEQRAVAQERLLQKLSEQLPGMLYQYRQRPDGSACFTYASEAIRCLFGVSPQAASVSAESVFKQIQPDDLPLIRQRIEHSAQTLTPWRCDFRVAANGERNRWLEAHAMPERLPDGSVVWHGYCTDVTERRELEQELSARGAAANANRAKTQFLTRMSHELRTPLNAVIGFAQLMLMDQQLPLRASQRRHAENILAAGRHVLSMLNDVLELSTIEAGGVSLSMEPTLVCAVVGEAVALVTPDATRRQVDLHIHPSQTLAHVCADRTRLRQVLVNLLSNAIKYNHPGGAVSVSMDVGDADVAVHVTDTGRGLSPEQLEQLYQPFNRLGADRSIEGTGIGLVITRTLVDAMKGRLTVRSAVNEGSTFTVELRRVHPPVAAARPTAMEKGPALAAQKERLVVYAEDNEVNVMLLKEVLQFRPFIRLCVADSGSAALQLLESETPDLLLLDMHLGDMTGTELLEEIKKTPRLAGVVAVALSADAMPEQVRLALRRGFADYLVKPIDVTAVLECVDRHLSAVAGGAQTGATPSPKTRE, from the coding sequence ATGCCCGCAGTGCAGACAGACGACGGTAGTTTGCCACTGGCCGACGTGGATGTCGCATGGTTGCCTGCCTTCATCCTTGCCCACCTGCGGGATGTCGTCTGCGTTCACGAGCCGGACGGGCGTTGCTGCTACGTCAGCCCGTCGGTGTCGGCGGCATTGGGCTATATGCCGAAATCGCTGCTCGGCAAGCTGCCGATGGATCATATCCACCCTGACGACCGAGCCGGTGTTGCCGCCCGGATTGCTGCGCTGCGGGAGAGCGGCGAGCTGAACGGAATCGTCTGCTATCGATATCGGCACTCGGACGGTCACTGGGTCTGGCTCGAATCGCTCACGACACCAGTGAAGGATATTTCGGGCAAGGTGACCGGCATGGTGTCGGTGTCCCGCGATGTCAGCGAGCGCTTTGCAGCCGAGCAGCGCGCTGTCGCCCAGGAGCGCCTGCTGCAGAAGTTGTCCGAGCAGCTGCCTGGCATGCTGTACCAGTATCGTCAGCGGCCGGACGGAAGCGCTTGCTTCACGTATGCCAGCGAAGCGATACGCTGCTTGTTCGGCGTTTCTCCACAAGCCGCTAGCGTATCCGCCGAAAGCGTCTTCAAGCAGATCCAGCCGGACGATCTTCCGTTGATCCGCCAGCGCATTGAGCACTCTGCACAGACGCTGACACCCTGGCGCTGTGACTTTCGCGTTGCTGCGAACGGTGAACGCAATCGTTGGCTAGAGGCGCACGCCATGCCGGAGCGTCTGCCAGATGGCAGTGTGGTATGGCATGGATACTGTACTGACGTCACGGAGCGACGCGAGCTGGAGCAGGAGCTGAGCGCCCGTGGGGCCGCGGCTAATGCCAACCGGGCCAAGACCCAGTTCCTTACCCGCATGAGCCATGAGTTGCGCACTCCCCTGAACGCCGTTATTGGGTTTGCCCAGTTGATGTTGATGGATCAGCAGCTACCGCTAAGGGCCAGTCAACGCCGGCATGCTGAGAACATCCTAGCGGCCGGGCGGCATGTTCTATCAATGCTCAATGACGTGCTGGAGCTGTCCACCATCGAGGCCGGTGGAGTTTCACTGTCGATGGAGCCAACGCTGGTCTGCGCTGTCGTCGGCGAAGCGGTGGCGCTTGTCACCCCGGACGCCACGCGTCGGCAGGTCGACTTGCACATCCACCCTTCCCAGACCCTCGCCCACGTGTGTGCCGACCGGACCCGCCTGCGTCAGGTACTGGTCAATCTGCTGAGTAATGCGATCAAATACAACCACCCGGGAGGGGCCGTCAGCGTATCAATGGACGTTGGCGACGCAGATGTAGCGGTGCACGTGACTGACACGGGACGCGGTTTGTCACCTGAGCAGTTGGAGCAGCTGTACCAGCCGTTCAACCGTCTCGGCGCAGACCGGTCAATCGAGGGAACCGGTATCGGCCTGGTTATCACCCGCACTCTGGTGGATGCAATGAAAGGCCGCCTGACGGTGCGCAGTGCGGTGAATGAGGGCAGCACATTCACGGTGGAATTGCGTCGTGTCCACCCTCCTGTGGCAGCGGCGCGGCCGACCGCCATGGAGAAGGGACCAGCGCTAGCTGCACAGAAAGAACGCCTCGTTGTCTATGCAGAGGACAACGAAGTGAATGTGATGCTGCTGAAGGAGGTTCTTCAGTTTCGTCCATTCATTCGCCTGTGCGTGGCAGACAGCGGGTCAGCAGCTCTTCAGCTACTCGAAAGTGAGACACCCGACCTGTTGCTGCTGGACATGCATTTGGGCGACATGACCGGGACGGAACTGCTGGAAGAAATCAAGAAGACGCCGCGTCTAGCAGGCGTGGTAGCGGTGGCTCTCTCTGCCGACGCGATGCCGGAGCAGGTGCGCCTGGCGCTGCGGCGCGGGTTTGCGGATTACCTTGTCAAACCCATCGACGTGACCGCGGTGCTTGAATGCGTGGACCGGCACCTGTCGGCAGTAGCGGGGGGGGCTCAGACCGGCGCAACGCCATCGCCCAAAACGCGCGAGTAG
- a CDS encoding restriction endonuclease encodes MAKRKSSPALDLIEIVAWLPWWVGVSLAIASYLWLHGVATTPMPVTSDPAQIAHFTIVALYRSAAGVGQYVLPIIFLAGAGLSAWQRHRGRSLAASVASSESTRPLEDISWQQFEQLVGEAFRQQGYSVIERGGAGADGGIDLVLRKAGRKYLVQCKQWKSTRVGVAVIRELYGVMKASAADGGFVVTSGRFTDEARAFAKQQAVVLIEGAQLETMLRRAAAKSEPAPAQAVGEDPQAPAEAVKPICPLCSSAMTRREAKRGAHAGRSFWGCTAYPKCRGTRPS; translated from the coding sequence ATGGCCAAACGAAAATCCAGTCCCGCCCTTGATCTGATCGAAATTGTCGCTTGGCTCCCTTGGTGGGTAGGCGTCAGCCTCGCAATTGCGTCCTACCTCTGGCTGCATGGCGTAGCGACCACTCCCATGCCGGTGACCAGCGATCCGGCTCAGATCGCTCACTTCACCATCGTGGCACTGTACCGATCGGCCGCGGGCGTCGGGCAGTACGTTCTGCCCATCATCTTTCTGGCGGGAGCGGGTCTGTCGGCTTGGCAGCGCCATCGCGGCAGGAGCCTGGCGGCGAGCGTTGCCAGCAGTGAATCGACGCGGCCGCTGGAGGACATCAGCTGGCAGCAGTTCGAGCAGCTGGTGGGGGAGGCGTTTCGCCAGCAAGGCTACTCCGTGATCGAGCGAGGAGGGGCTGGCGCCGACGGCGGGATCGATCTGGTCCTGCGCAAGGCTGGCCGCAAGTACCTGGTCCAGTGCAAGCAGTGGAAGTCCACCAGGGTCGGGGTCGCCGTCATCCGTGAGCTGTATGGCGTGATGAAGGCATCCGCAGCCGATGGCGGCTTTGTGGTGACCTCTGGGCGGTTCACCGACGAAGCGCGCGCCTTTGCCAAGCAGCAGGCGGTCGTGTTGATAGAGGGCGCGCAGCTGGAGACGATGCTGCGTCGGGCAGCAGCCAAATCAGAGCCGGCGCCTGCACAGGCCGTCGGCGAAGATCCGCAGGCGCCAGCCGAAGCTGTGAAGCCGATCTGCCCGCTCTGCTCCTCCGCTATGACACGAAGGGAAGCAAAGCGCGGCGCCCATGCAGGGCGCTCCTTCTGGGGGTGCACTGCTTATCCCAAATGCCGTGGTACGCGGCCCTCTTAA
- a CDS encoding PilZ domain-containing protein translates to MRLTLSIDERRASARKVLRVPAVVQLAAGDRLEGRALDVSSGGVSIAVSKNPRVSTQCKLFFTLPLEGSLHAINCQAVVVHAILSNELGFKVGLKINEITAESKAKLERYLRR, encoded by the coding sequence TTGAGGCTGACATTGAGTATTGATGAGCGCCGCGCCAGCGCGCGGAAAGTACTACGCGTCCCTGCGGTTGTGCAACTGGCGGCCGGTGATCGACTGGAAGGCAGGGCCTTGGACGTGAGCAGCGGTGGTGTAAGTATTGCGGTGTCGAAGAACCCACGAGTGTCAACGCAATGCAAATTGTTCTTCACACTACCGCTCGAAGGTTCGCTCCATGCGATCAACTGCCAAGCAGTCGTAGTTCACGCGATCCTTTCAAACGAGTTGGGGTTCAAGGTTGGTCTGAAGATCAACGAGATCACGGCTGAATCGAAGGCCAAGCTGGAGAGGTATTTGCGCCGGTGA
- a CDS encoding DUF6127 family protein has protein sequence MLVLNKEDFDDLLDRAAERGAERVLAHLGLENGHAARDIRELRDLLDAWRDARRTAWRTAVKVFTTGLLVALLIGTSVKFNPWGGSQ, from the coding sequence ATGCTGGTGCTCAACAAGGAGGACTTCGACGACCTGCTGGACCGCGCCGCCGAGCGCGGTGCCGAGCGAGTGCTGGCTCACCTGGGCCTGGAGAACGGCCACGCCGCCCGCGACATCCGCGAGCTGCGGGATTTGCTCGACGCCTGGCGGGATGCGCGCCGCACCGCCTGGCGCACGGCCGTGAAGGTGTTCACCACCGGCCTGCTGGTTGCGCTGCTGATCGGGACGTCCGTCAAGTTCAACCCCTGGGGAGGCAGCCAATGA